From a region of the Arachis ipaensis cultivar K30076 chromosome B09, Araip1.1, whole genome shotgun sequence genome:
- the LOC107619617 gene encoding mavicyanin — MAKAIALVGSSFLILLLASQTVLATDYTVGDASGWTNFGVDYKTWASGKSFKVGDTLTFNYDSSTHQVAEVSQSDYGSCSSSNAIQTYKDGKTKITLSKAGSYYFLCPITGHCSSGMKLQVTVSGSSGGSPPSSGSSPKSPSGSPSPPSTTPATPSSPAPKDNAAVGVSSGVTQFIGALLASALVLGFMF; from the exons atGGCTAAAGCTATAGCATTGGTTGGTTCTTCATTCTTGATTTTGTTGTTGGCTTCTCAAACTGTTTTGGCAACGGATTACACTGTTGGAGATGCTTCTGGATGGACTAACTTTGGTGTTGATTACAAAACCTGGGCCAGTGGaaaatcattcaaagttggtgataCTCTAA CTTTCAACTATGACTCAAGCACCCACCAAGTGGCCGAAGTGAGCCAAAGCGACTACGGTAGCTGCAGTTCAAGCAACGCAATCCAAACCTACAAAGATGGCAAAACGAAGATCACACTTTCCAAGGCAGGCAGCTACTACTTCTTGTGCCCAATAACTGGTCACTGCTCTAGTGGCATGAAACTTCAAGTAACTGTTTCTGGTTCTTCTGGTGGGTCCCCTCCATCAAGTGGGTCCTCACCCAAGTCCCCAAGTGGGTCCCCTTCACCTCCCTCAACTACACCAGCTACTCCTTCTTCACCTGCACCCAAGGATAACGCTGCAGTTGGTGTTTCTAGTGGCGTTACCCAATTCATTGGGGCTTTGCTTGCTTCTGCCCTTGTTTTGGGATTTATGTTCTAG
- the LOC110267137 gene encoding AT-rich interactive domain-containing protein 4-like, producing MVVNHVRISKKKKQEEASASENQSQYPFPELSSSGRLEVTVLTKPTVDELGRVIEQLQPDFVYLQGRQLEESGEIGSLIWEEFDLSSPEALCALFSSKLPNTVYLETPKGENLAEALHSKVTLIAGNL from the exons ATGGTGGTAAATCATGTGAggataagcaaaaaaaaaaagcaagaggAAGCTTCTGCTTCTGAGAATCAATCACAATACCCGTTTCCGGAGCTTTCTTCTTCTGGTCGTCTTGAG GTGACGGTATTAACTAAACCTACTGTGGATGAACTCGGTCGAGTAATTGAGCAACTGCAGCCAGATTTTGTTTACCTACAAGGTAGACAGCTGGAAGAAAGCGGTGAAATTGGGTCTCTTATATGGGAAGAATTTGACCTGTCTAGTCCAGAAGCATTATGTGCATTGTTTTCTTCAAAATTACCTAATACT GTTTATTTGGAAACTCCTAAGGGAGAAAACTTGGCAGAGGCACTCCACTCTAAGGTCACATTGATAGCAGGCAATCTATAG
- the LOC107619337 gene encoding TITAN-like protein, with translation MPAGEQSERIGNRITNPKMTSKTTANHNENEKKKKKNEFEFCKVCKLNHNQGLGHKYFPNHNKSLSNFLSRFRNKLTDVRFFLQNPKFLYPEFASQNRFWCVFCNVDIVELRSSFACANGIRHLASAEHVKNLKHFFWKNGGSVDQLEAFMVSDDDVAKWERKCAALQNEAVSGSGGCRGAVIGPSSDIHNQPNSGNITSFENVYSDSVKSYPSSNDVLPLQYYTNENQISGLSRVHNAGVLGYNTSVVPLEASCDENSFALQDFAVDKKSHLSSNKGVLDNGRMLIRESSHHGLQMLTQISSVPAENAGGNIHSGAPPPWFEATEGIQIHSIPVLGGVASHSNMSGKSKKLNPKRVGAAWAERRKIEMEREKRGEAVRNECDPTWLPNFGRVWQSGSRRESRKEFEKEKRKLFNAETQSEIPLKIQPYVSKRMRMEGGGDQVNG, from the exons ATGCCGGCGGGGGAACAATCGGAGCGCATCGGTAACAGAATAACGAACCCTAAAATGACGTCAAAAACCACCGCCAACCATAATgagaatgagaagaagaagaagaaaaacgagTTCGAATTCTGCAAAGTATGCAAGCTGAACCACAACCAAGGTCTCGGCCACAAGTACTTTCCCAACCACAACAAATCGCTCTCCAATTTCCTCTCCAGGTTTCGCAATAAGCTCACCGACGTTCGATTCTTCCTCCAAAACCCTAAATTTCTCTATCCTGAGTTCGCTTCTCAGAACCGATTCTGGTGCGTCTTCTGCAACGTTGATATCGTTGAGCTCCGTAGTTCCTTTGCCTG TGCTAATGGAATTCGTCACCTTGCGAGTGCTGAGCATGTGAAGAATTTGAAGCACTTCTTCTGGAAAAATGGTGGCTCAGTGGATCAGTTGGAGGCGTTTATGGTCTCTGATGATGATGTTGCCAAG TGGGAGAGGAAGTGTGCGGCTCTGCAAAATGAAGCTGTGTCGGGGAGTGGTGGATGCCGTGGAGCCGtgattggtccttcaagtgataTCCATAATCAACCCAACAGTGGAAATATTACTAGTTTCGAAAATGTTTATTCTGATTCTGTGAAATCATATCCTTCTTCAAATGATGTTTTGCCTTTACAATACTATACAAATGAGAATCAGATATCGGGACTCTCTAGAGTTCACAATGCTGGTGTTTTAGGTTACAATACGTCTGTGGTACCTTTGGAAGCATCGTGTGATGAAAATTCTTTTGCCTTGCAGGATTTTGCAG TTGACAAGAAAAGCCATCTCTCCAGTAATAAAGGG GTGTTAGACAATGGTAGAATGTTAATCAGAGAGAGCAGTCATCATG GTCTGCAGATGCTCACCCAAATCTCTTCTGTGCCTGCCGAAAATGCTGGTGGAAATATTCATTCTGGAGCACCCCCACCATGGTTTGAAGCAACTGAGGGAATTCAGATACATTCTATACCTGTTTTAGGAGGTGTAGCTTCCCATTCAAACATGTCTGGGAAGTCCAAAAAGTTGAATCCAAAACGGGTGGGAGCTGCTTGGGCAGAAAGGAGAAAGATTGAGATGGAGAGGGAAAAGAGAGGAGAGGCTGTGCGAAATGAATGTGATCCCACATGGCTTCCTAATTTTGGCAGAGTCTGGCAATCTGGTAGCAGAAGAGAATCCCGAAAAGAATTTGAGAAGGAGAAACGGAAATTATTCAATGCTGAAACTCAATCTGAGATTCCACTCAAGATACAACCTTATGTTAGTAAAAGAATG CGGATGGAAGGTGGTGGTGATCAAGTAAATGGGTGA